From Solanum lycopersicum chromosome 8, SLM_r2.1, the proteins below share one genomic window:
- the LOC101248504 gene encoding L10-interacting MYB domain-containing protein isoform X2, which yields MILDITMIHMQSRIPNMDSEANEMQHKQERLRTRWTPSLDKVFADLVVEQIKLGNRPNNVFDKKTWNYIRDEFNRQTNLHFNNNQLRKHLDVLRTRYYNLKSASDQNDALDDSCYIGFDLWEDIGAQPKPESSKTKECPIYEQLCTIFADSGADGKYAQSSHYEGLDKSAGIDISFKDSGNLAPPSSTPLNSTATLPQTTTRTVAGKKRKCPSDIVPASGQNCGDREIIDAMVEAMGDMIAASKFQTVVMPQVDGRFTIRKCIKALDEIEGIPENLYYAALDLFDNPSLREMFICLNNSSMKLTWLQGKCTSLSSFIFPPGLQH from the exons ATGATACTTGACATTACTATGATACACATGCAAAGCAGGATACCTAAT ATGGATTCTGAAGCGAATGAAATGCAACATAAACAAGAACGCTTGAGAACAAGATGGACACCCTCCCTGGACAAGGTTTTTGCTGACCTTGTTGTTGAGCAGATTAAGCTGGGGAACCGGCCGAACAATGTCTTTGACAAGAAAACTTGGAATTATATACGTGATGAATTTAATAGACAGACAAATCTTCATTTCAATAACAACCAACTAAGAAAGCACCTTGATGTGTTGCGAACTCGTTATTACAACCTTAAATCTGCTTCTGATCAAAATGATGCTTTGGATGATTCTTGCTACATTGGTTTTGACCTATGGGAAGACATCGGG GCTCAGCCGAAGCCTGAATCGAGTAAAACCAAGGAGTGCCCTATCTATGAGCAGCTGTGCACAATATTTGCTGACTCGGGTGCTGATGGGAAGTATGCCCAATCAAGTCACTATGAAGGGCTGGACAAATCTGCTGGGATAGATATCTCATTTAAAGACAGTGGCAACTTGGCTCCTCCTTCATCAACTCCTTTAAACAGTACTGCTACTTTACCACAAACTACAACAAGAACTGTAGCTGGTAAGAAGAGAAAGTGTCCATCAGATATAGTTCCTGCTTCAGGCCAGAACTGCGGGGATAGAGAGATAATTGATGCTATGGTAGAAGCTATGGGGGATATGATTGCTGCTTCAAAGTTTCAGACAGTTGTAATGCCTCAAGTTGATGGTAGATTTACAATCCGTAAATGTATCAAAGCTTTGGATGAGATAGAAGGCATTCCAGAAAATCTTTACTATGCAGCTTTGGATTTATTCGACAATCCCAGTCTAAGGGAGATGTTCATTTGTCTCAACAACAGCAGCATGAAGCTGACATGGCTGCAGGGGAAATGTACAAGTCTTTCCTCATTTATCTTCCCCCCTGGTTTACAACATTAG
- the LOC101248504 gene encoding L10-interacting MYB domain-containing protein isoform X1: MEAIAGLVAGSHKRIRHDSDCGMDSEANEMQHKQERLRTRWTPSLDKVFADLVVEQIKLGNRPNNVFDKKTWNYIRDEFNRQTNLHFNNNQLRKHLDVLRTRYYNLKSASDQNDALDDSCYIGFDLWEDIGAQPKPESSKTKECPIYEQLCTIFADSGADGKYAQSSHYEGLDKSAGIDISFKDSGNLAPPSSTPLNSTATLPQTTTRTVAGKKRKCPSDIVPASGQNCGDREIIDAMVEAMGDMIAASKFQTVVMPQVDGRFTIRKCIKALDEIEGIPENLYYAALDLFDNPSLREMFICLNNSSMKLTWLQGKCTSLSSFIFPPGLQH; this comes from the exons ATGGATTCTGAAGCGAATGAAATGCAACATAAACAAGAACGCTTGAGAACAAGATGGACACCCTCCCTGGACAAGGTTTTTGCTGACCTTGTTGTTGAGCAGATTAAGCTGGGGAACCGGCCGAACAATGTCTTTGACAAGAAAACTTGGAATTATATACGTGATGAATTTAATAGACAGACAAATCTTCATTTCAATAACAACCAACTAAGAAAGCACCTTGATGTGTTGCGAACTCGTTATTACAACCTTAAATCTGCTTCTGATCAAAATGATGCTTTGGATGATTCTTGCTACATTGGTTTTGACCTATGGGAAGACATCGGG GCTCAGCCGAAGCCTGAATCGAGTAAAACCAAGGAGTGCCCTATCTATGAGCAGCTGTGCACAATATTTGCTGACTCGGGTGCTGATGGGAAGTATGCCCAATCAAGTCACTATGAAGGGCTGGACAAATCTGCTGGGATAGATATCTCATTTAAAGACAGTGGCAACTTGGCTCCTCCTTCATCAACTCCTTTAAACAGTACTGCTACTTTACCACAAACTACAACAAGAACTGTAGCTGGTAAGAAGAGAAAGTGTCCATCAGATATAGTTCCTGCTTCAGGCCAGAACTGCGGGGATAGAGAGATAATTGATGCTATGGTAGAAGCTATGGGGGATATGATTGCTGCTTCAAAGTTTCAGACAGTTGTAATGCCTCAAGTTGATGGTAGATTTACAATCCGTAAATGTATCAAAGCTTTGGATGAGATAGAAGGCATTCCAGAAAATCTTTACTATGCAGCTTTGGATTTATTCGACAATCCCAGTCTAAGGGAGATGTTCATTTGTCTCAACAACAGCAGCATGAAGCTGACATGGCTGCAGGGGAAATGTACAAGTCTTTCCTCATTTATCTTCCCCCCTGGTTTACAACATTAG